The genomic region CTCCTGGAGGTCGTCCAGCAGGTTCACCACCTGCGCCTGGATCGACACGTCCAGCGCGGAGACCGGCTCGTCCGCCACGACCAGCTTCGGGTTGAGGGCGAGCGCGCGGGCGATGCCGATGCGCTGGCGCTGACCGCCGGAGAACTCGTGCGGATAGCGGTTGTAGTGCTCGGGGTTGAGGCCGACCACCGACAGCAGCCGCTGGACCTCCTTCTTCACCCCGCCCTCGGGTTCGACGCCCTGGAGCCGGAAGGGGGCGCCGACGATCGTGCCGATCGTGTGCCGGGGGTTCAGCGAGGAGTACGGGTCCTGGAAGATCATCTGCACGTCGCGGCGCATCGGGCGCAGCTCGCCGGTCCTCAGGTGCGTGATGTCCTTGCCCTCGAACTCGACCGAGCCGCCGGTCGGTTCGAGCAGCCGCGTGATCAGCCGGCCCATGGTGGACTTGCCGCAGCCCGACTCACCGACGACACCGAGCGTCTCGCCCTTGCGGACCTCGAAGTCGATGCCGTCGACGGCGCGCACCGCGCCGGTCTGCCGCTGCAGCAGGCCCTTGCGGATCGGGAAGTGCTTCTGCAGGCCGGTCACCTTCAGCAGGACCTCGCCGTCGGGGGCGCTGTCCTGGGTGAGGGTGCTGCCGCTCGTGTCCGGTTCGCTCACCGTTTTGTCGTCGCTCACAGCTTCGGCGCAATCTCTTCGGTCCAGATACGCTCCCGCTGCTCCTGCGTCATGTGGCAGGCGGCCCAGTGCGAGCCGCCGACCTCGGTCAGCTCGGGGCGGACCGTGCGGGTGACGTTGTCCTTCGGGACGTCCGCGTACGGGCAGCGCGGGTTGAAGGCGCAGCCGGACGGGAGGTTGATGAGGGAGGGCGGCGCGCCCTTGATCGGGATGAGCCGGTCGGTCTCCTCGCGGTCCAGGCGCGGCATCGAGCCGAGCAGGCCCCAGGTGTAGGGGTGCCGGGGCTCGGAGAACACGTCCTCGGCGGGACCGCGCTCCACACACCGGCCGCCGTACATGACCAGCAGGTCGTCGGCCATCTCCGCGACCACACCCAGATCGTGCGTGATCATGATGACCGCGGAGCCGAACTCCTTCTGCAGATCGTGGATCAGGTCGAGGATCTGCGCCTGCACGGTGACGTCCAGGGCGGTGGTCGGCTCG from Streptomyces chartreusis NRRL 3882 harbors:
- a CDS encoding ABC transporter ATP-binding protein; this encodes MSEPDTSGSTLTQDSAPDGEVLLKVTGLQKHFPIRKGLLQRQTGAVRAVDGIDFEVRKGETLGVVGESGCGKSTMGRLITRLLEPTGGSVEFEGKDITHLRTGELRPMRRDVQMIFQDPYSSLNPRHTIGTIVGAPFRLQGVEPEGGVKKEVQRLLSVVGLNPEHYNRYPHEFSGGQRQRIGIARALALNPKLVVADEPVSALDVSIQAQVVNLLDDLQEELGLTYVIIAHDLSVVRHVSDRIAVMYLGKIVELADRDKLYKSPMHPYSKALLSAVPIPDPKRRGVKSERILLKGDVPSPIAPPSGCRFHTRCWKATEICRTTEPPLVELRAGQRVACHHPENFEDQQPQDTKLLSSAKEVAAENGGAATVEK